A DNA window from Leptolyngbya sp. KIOST-1 contains the following coding sequences:
- a CDS encoding sulfite oxidase-like oxidoreductase, translated as MAGKYFQKPGPELADRVPPGQHLAKGFPVLTYGDTPHLTQADWSLAITGLATPKTFGWSDMMALPQTDFTADFHCVTTWSKLDVTWRGIRVTDLLAQLEVDAAATDVMLHCYGGYTTNLTLEDFARPENFFAHTLEGEPLPPDHGGPMRLVVPHLYAWKSAKWINGVEFLAKPALGFWERNGYHRRGEPWAEERYSS; from the coding sequence ATGGCCGGCAAGTATTTCCAAAAACCAGGTCCAGAACTGGCCGATCGCGTGCCGCCGGGGCAGCATCTGGCCAAGGGCTTTCCGGTGCTGACCTATGGCGATACCCCACACCTCACCCAGGCGGACTGGTCCCTGGCCATTACCGGGCTGGCCACGCCTAAAACCTTCGGCTGGTCGGACATGATGGCGCTGCCCCAAACCGACTTTACCGCTGACTTTCACTGCGTTACCACCTGGTCAAAGCTGGATGTGACCTGGCGGGGAATTCGCGTCACCGATCTGCTGGCGCAGCTGGAGGTGGACGCAGCGGCCACAGACGTGATGCTGCACTGCTACGGTGGCTACACCACCAACCTGACGCTTGAGGATTTTGCCCGACCCGAAAACTTCTTTGCCCACACCCTGGAGGGGGAGCCCCTGCCCCCGGACCACGGCGGCCCAATGCGGCTGGTAGTTCCTCACCTCTACGCCTGGAAGAGCGCCAAGTGGATCAATGGCGTGGAGTTTTTGGCCAAGCCTGCCCTCGGGTTCTGGGAGCGCAATGGCTACCACCGTCGGGGTGAGCCCTGGGCCGAGGAGCGCTACAGCTCCTGA
- a CDS encoding LuxR C-terminal-related transcriptional regulator, with amino-acid sequence MSAALPGVDSPGVGVPNQARLLLDLQRVNKIAQRLSGCLETEPLARMVTDGLVHQFGCAFARIWVVEPDRAMLRLVASSGLYTHTNGSFARVPMGAYKVGKIAQNRVPFLSNRLAEEAWVKDRDWAIANNIQGFAGYPLMTGDRVIGVLATFSHSPMAAEFLEVLQVLCMTATIALDAALQVGAQPPGAKHNPIARPTLSDQLAHLLSTTTMALVGTERPLLDSVSCLFLRLGELLNAFHCDYARLVYGATEVTLEAIVALPTPTGSGPEAAVEDAQQNDARPTVAHWRSRCRLLRFMATCLGGSLQTQPGPQQQLVQVLLRVPYSNDTSGAKVSIQCRTALLQAALTAMAYQAGLTVCDASEAEAVVITDSETVASTADRVLWMRVSPSSQPSPSVAGTLDWGVEADQLRRAVHQVQSGQPVEAIPFPSAPQPSQREREIIALLAQGLRDRDIANQLYISESTVKFHINNSLAKLQAKNRYQAVYQAAVYGWI; translated from the coding sequence GTGAGCGCTGCTCTCCCAGGCGTGGATAGCCCCGGCGTTGGTGTGCCCAACCAGGCGCGACTGCTGCTCGATCTCCAGCGGGTAAACAAAATTGCCCAGCGGCTGTCGGGCTGTCTTGAAACCGAGCCCCTGGCCCGGATGGTCACCGACGGGCTGGTGCATCAGTTTGGCTGCGCCTTTGCCCGCATCTGGGTAGTGGAGCCCGATCGCGCCATGCTGCGTCTGGTGGCGTCGTCGGGGCTCTACACCCACACCAACGGCTCCTTTGCGCGGGTGCCGATGGGGGCCTACAAGGTCGGCAAAATTGCTCAAAACCGGGTGCCCTTCCTCAGCAATCGCCTGGCCGAGGAAGCCTGGGTCAAAGATCGGGACTGGGCGATCGCCAACAACATTCAGGGCTTTGCGGGCTATCCGCTGATGACAGGCGATCGCGTGATTGGCGTGCTGGCCACCTTTAGCCACAGCCCCATGGCGGCGGAGTTTCTCGAGGTGCTGCAGGTGCTCTGCATGACCGCAACCATCGCCCTCGATGCCGCCCTTCAGGTCGGTGCTCAACCGCCTGGAGCCAAGCACAACCCTATCGCCCGGCCCACCCTTTCCGATCAACTGGCCCACCTGTTGAGCACAACAACGATGGCCCTGGTGGGCACCGAAAGACCTTTGCTCGATTCTGTGAGCTGCCTTTTTTTGCGCCTGGGCGAATTGCTCAACGCGTTTCACTGCGATTATGCCCGACTGGTCTACGGCGCTACTGAGGTTACCCTGGAGGCCATTGTGGCCCTGCCCACCCCCACTGGCAGTGGGCCCGAGGCGGCCGTGGAGGACGCTCAACAGAACGACGCTAGGCCTACCGTGGCCCACTGGCGATCGCGCTGTCGCCTGCTGAGGTTCATGGCCACCTGCCTGGGAGGCAGTCTGCAAACCCAGCCCGGTCCCCAGCAGCAGCTGGTGCAGGTTCTGCTGCGGGTCCCCTACAGCAACGACACCTCCGGCGCGAAAGTGAGCATTCAGTGTCGCACAGCCCTGCTCCAGGCGGCCCTTACCGCGATGGCCTATCAAGCTGGGCTAACGGTCTGCGATGCCTCCGAGGCTGAGGCGGTAGTCATCACCGATAGCGAAACCGTGGCCAGCACCGCCGATCGCGTGCTCTGGATGCGCGTTAGCCCCTCTAGCCAGCCGTCGCCATCGGTCGCAGGCACCCTGGACTGGGGGGTAGAGGCTGACCAGCTGCGCCGGGCCGTCCATCAGGTGCAGTCAGGCCAGCCGGTCGAGGCTATCCCTTTCCCCAGTGCGCCTCAGCCCTCCCAGCGGGAGCGCGAGATCATAGCGTTGTTGGCCCAGGGACTGCGCGATCGCGACATTGCCAACCAGCTGTACATCAGCGAAAGTACAGTAAAATTCCACATCAACAACAGCCTTGCCAAGCTGCAAGCTAAAAATCGCTACCAGGCTGTCTACCAGGCCGCCGTCTATGGGTGGATTTAA
- a CDS encoding PTPA-CTERM sorting domain-containing protein: MKERLAGIGLTVGTALILGPVWANSAQAFSLGSPVIVENFLVDSDNPSIRIPYEGTIPIVQGPTRVVVTPPNPDSNEPTIELKQFGGIWDIDLDDNFISFSLNSLFTNVSTGTDVYRFIGPNTGKIPTIKIFSFTPFSSKENERPYARFTAGEQLRVDLVFPRLFAPGGLLPPEPGSTPMFVTNVQVEPHAIPTPALLPGLVGMGLAALRKQRGEKEKHRVD, from the coding sequence ATGAAGGAGAGACTTGCAGGCATTGGCCTGACAGTTGGTACTGCCCTAATTCTGGGCCCAGTTTGGGCCAACTCGGCGCAGGCGTTCTCGTTGGGTAGCCCTGTAATCGTCGAAAACTTTCTCGTGGACTCTGACAATCCGTCCATAAGGATTCCTTATGAGGGAACAATACCTATTGTGCAAGGGCCGACGAGGGTTGTAGTCACTCCCCCCAACCCTGATAGCAACGAGCCTACTATCGAACTGAAGCAATTTGGTGGCATTTGGGATATCGACCTGGATGACAACTTCATTTCGTTTAGTCTGAATTCTTTATTTACAAACGTCTCTACGGGCACTGACGTCTATCGATTTATAGGCCCCAATACGGGAAAAATCCCTACAATCAAGATATTTAGCTTTACCCCTTTCTCATCTAAGGAAAATGAAAGGCCTTACGCAAGGTTCACAGCTGGCGAACAGCTTAGAGTAGACCTTGTTTTCCCCAGACTGTTTGCTCCAGGTGGACTATTACCACCAGAGCCAGGGAGCACACCAATGTTTGTTACTAACGTGCAAGTCGAGCCTCACGCAATTCCAACACCTGCACTGCTGCCTGGTCTGGTAGGCATGGGTCTGGCGGCGCTGCGCAAACAGCGTGGAGAGAAAGAGAAGCACCGGGTGGATTAG
- a CDS encoding GTPase family protein gives MGDRQPPKPTSSWATPLTEAWQHLRDRASQLRPTEQLSRWFNVDDDRVADILAAVREQLPTTEALLIGKPQAGKSSIVRGLTGVSAEIVGQGFKPHTQHTQRYAYPSEDLPLLIFTDTVGLGDITQATDAIVVELVADLNRSSKARILILTVKINDFATDTLRQVALQLRQQFPSVPCLLAVTSAHEVYPPSQTDHPPYPPDLDAVRRPFEAIQANFDGVVDRTVLIDFTLDEDGFDPVFYGLEALRDALADLLPEAESQALYQLLDEQAEAAEQLGNLYRDVGRHYISAFAVMAATLAAVPLPFATMPVLTALQVSMVGLLGKLYGQTLSPSQAGGLISAIAGGFFAQAVGRELIKFIPGFGSVIAASWAAAYTWGLGEGACVYFGDLLGGKKPDPEKIQAAMQEAFTLAKDRFKGGGFDTTPASPSDP, from the coding sequence ATGGGCGATCGCCAACCACCAAAACCGACCTCCTCGTGGGCGACTCCGCTGACGGAGGCCTGGCAGCACTTGCGCGATCGCGCCAGCCAGCTGCGGCCCACCGAGCAGCTGAGCCGCTGGTTCAACGTCGATGACGACAGAGTAGCCGACATTTTAGCGGCGGTGCGCGAGCAGTTGCCCACCACCGAGGCCCTGCTGATTGGCAAACCCCAGGCGGGTAAAAGCTCTATTGTGCGGGGGCTAACCGGCGTCTCTGCCGAAATCGTCGGTCAGGGGTTTAAGCCCCATACCCAGCACACTCAGCGCTACGCCTACCCCTCCGAAGACCTGCCCCTGCTGATTTTCACCGACACTGTAGGGCTGGGCGACATTACCCAGGCCACCGATGCCATCGTGGTCGAGCTGGTGGCAGACCTCAACCGCAGTAGCAAAGCGCGCATTCTGATCTTGACGGTCAAAATTAACGACTTTGCCACCGATACCCTGCGGCAGGTCGCCCTACAGCTGCGGCAGCAGTTCCCCTCCGTGCCCTGTCTGCTGGCGGTGACCTCCGCCCACGAGGTCTACCCGCCCTCCCAAACTGACCATCCCCCCTACCCCCCCGACCTGGACGCCGTTCGTCGGCCGTTCGAGGCCATTCAGGCCAACTTTGACGGGGTCGTCGATCGCACGGTGCTGATCGACTTCACCCTCGACGAGGACGGCTTTGACCCGGTGTTTTACGGCTTAGAGGCGCTGCGCGACGCCCTGGCCGACCTGTTGCCCGAGGCGGAGTCCCAGGCGCTCTACCAGCTGCTCGACGAGCAGGCCGAGGCCGCCGAGCAGCTGGGCAACCTGTATCGGGACGTGGGCCGACACTACATTTCTGCTTTTGCGGTGATGGCCGCCACCCTGGCGGCGGTGCCCCTGCCCTTTGCCACCATGCCCGTGCTAACGGCGCTCCAGGTTTCCATGGTGGGGCTGCTGGGCAAGCTCTACGGCCAAACCCTCAGCCCCTCCCAGGCGGGCGGCCTGATCAGCGCGATCGCGGGCGGCTTCTTTGCCCAGGCCGTAGGCCGAGAGCTGATCAAGTTTATTCCCGGTTTTGGCAGCGTAATTGCCGCCTCCTGGGCCGCCGCCTACACCTGGGGACTGGGCGAAGGAGCCTGCGTCTACTTCGGTGACCTGCTGGGCGGCAAAAAACCCGACCCCGAAAAAATTCAGGCAGCCATGCAGGAAGCCTTCACCCTGGCTAAGGATCGCTTCAAGGGTGGGGGATTCGACACAACGCCTGCTTCCCCCTCAGATCCTTAG
- a CDS encoding DICT sensory domain-containing protein — MSNSTSVVEELLTAIPQLRPSLYFKTSLTALSHAMEDHVLAGTAKFLVIASFQQERFYLQEANRYLRIAELTDQVYVLSALGTSFVSRSDNYETIAFEADDALTQEWHLVVVGEDYSACLICRERSVPPTDGPPLDQTRRFEGVWTQDRYVAQAAAGLLLDRIVGYRPDLADKVAIARHRYIDPTLTPTQRPDGSGGPDPFTQRLVTYLQAGQYKLLKAYKAITAQERRERLVNSITSVVRQSLNADEIFAKAAQELGQAMRVCRCLIYPCSATDATVVIAHQHLNGNVGSLLGETWPLATNPLFDYVQDTKETIAIADTQARDSPFRQELEAIQPLIEQWQIQSWLIVPLTYQGSLVGLIELHHCQPQAYEWSEDDTALVDAIAAQLSVAIIQAEAYANLQDLNQQLEALDRTRANLIAITGHELRTPLSTIQVCLESLATEPDMPNELRQIMLQSALEDAERMRKLVQDFLTLSRLESGRVEWNLESLSIQECVDLALSSIHVSQDDGESPNISVKIPKQVPLVRADGEWLVEVLAKLLDNAQKFTPTTGKITIQVTRSSPTHLQVTVADTGRGIEPSRLNAVFDRFYQEEGALRRTTGGTGLGLAMCRQIVEGLGGTIWAESAGKNKGSQFHFTIPIAQGKLDGRSSRSSRSGTKQPVTVPGNPSVLLDD; from the coding sequence ATGAGCAATTCCACATCTGTCGTGGAAGAATTGCTGACCGCAATTCCCCAGCTTAGACCCAGCCTCTATTTCAAAACCTCGCTGACGGCGTTGTCCCATGCTATGGAGGATCACGTGCTGGCGGGAACTGCAAAGTTTTTGGTGATCGCCAGCTTTCAGCAGGAGCGGTTTTATCTCCAGGAGGCCAATCGCTACCTGCGGATTGCAGAACTCACTGACCAGGTCTACGTGTTGTCAGCCCTGGGCACCAGCTTTGTCAGTCGCTCGGACAACTATGAGACCATTGCCTTTGAGGCCGACGATGCCCTCACCCAGGAATGGCATCTGGTGGTGGTTGGGGAGGACTACAGCGCCTGCTTAATCTGCCGGGAGCGATCGGTACCGCCCACCGATGGTCCTCCCCTCGACCAAACCCGCCGGTTTGAAGGCGTCTGGACCCAGGATCGCTACGTTGCCCAGGCGGCGGCGGGGCTGCTGCTCGATCGCATTGTGGGGTATCGCCCCGATCTGGCCGACAAAGTTGCGATCGCCCGCCACCGCTACATCGACCCAACCCTCACCCCAACCCAGCGTCCGGACGGCAGCGGCGGCCCTGACCCCTTCACCCAGCGCCTGGTCACCTACCTGCAGGCGGGGCAGTACAAGCTGCTCAAGGCCTATAAAGCCATCACCGCCCAGGAGCGTCGCGAGCGCCTGGTCAACTCCATTACCTCGGTGGTGCGCCAGTCCCTCAATGCCGACGAAATTTTTGCCAAGGCGGCCCAGGAACTCGGCCAGGCCATGCGCGTGTGTCGCTGCCTGATCTATCCCTGCAGCGCCACCGATGCCACCGTGGTGATTGCCCATCAGCACCTGAATGGCAACGTGGGCTCCCTGCTGGGCGAAACCTGGCCCCTGGCCACCAACCCCCTGTTCGACTACGTGCAGGACACCAAAGAGACCATCGCCATTGCCGATACCCAGGCCCGCGACTCCCCTTTCCGTCAGGAACTAGAGGCGATTCAACCCCTGATTGAGCAGTGGCAGATCCAGTCCTGGCTGATTGTGCCCCTGACCTACCAGGGCAGTCTGGTGGGCCTGATCGAACTGCACCACTGCCAGCCCCAGGCCTACGAGTGGAGCGAGGACGATACGGCTCTGGTCGATGCGATCGCTGCTCAGCTCAGCGTCGCCATTATTCAGGCCGAGGCCTATGCCAACCTGCAGGACCTGAACCAGCAGCTCGAAGCTCTCGATCGCACCCGCGCCAACCTGATCGCCATCACCGGCCACGAGCTGCGCACCCCCCTCTCCACCATTCAGGTCTGCCTCGAAAGCCTGGCCACCGAGCCCGACATGCCCAACGAGCTGCGGCAAATCATGCTGCAGTCGGCCCTCGAAGACGCCGAGCGTATGCGCAAGCTGGTGCAGGACTTTCTCACCCTCTCGCGGCTGGAGAGTGGCCGGGTGGAGTGGAATCTGGAGTCGCTCTCAATCCAGGAATGCGTTGATTTAGCGCTCAGCAGCATCCACGTCAGCCAGGACGACGGCGAAAGCCCGAACATTAGCGTCAAAATTCCTAAGCAGGTGCCCCTGGTGCGGGCCGATGGCGAGTGGCTGGTCGAAGTCCTGGCCAAACTGCTCGACAATGCCCAAAAATTTACCCCTACCACCGGCAAAATTACTATTCAAGTCACCCGCTCCAGCCCCACCCACCTTCAGGTCACCGTGGCCGACACCGGGCGCGGCATTGAGCCCAGCCGTCTCAATGCCGTCTTCGACCGCTTCTACCAGGAGGAGGGAGCCCTGCGCCGCACCACCGGGGGTACCGGCCTGGGACTGGCCATGTGCCGTCAGATTGTCGAAGGGCTGGGGGGTACCATCTGGGCGGAGTCGGCGGGTAAAAACAAAGGCAGCCAGTTCCACTTCACGATTCCCATTGCCCAGGGCAAGCTGGATGGTCGCAGCAGTCGCAGCAGTCGGTCGGGCACCAAGCAGCCCGTTACCGTCCCTGGCAACCCGTCGGTACTCCTCGATGACTGA
- a CDS encoding ammonium transporter, with translation MPPFDQAIKRLFGRVGGWAWVACIPLTLVILATWGVAAHAQEELTVDDLQTTLDNIWVLIAAFLVIFMNAGFGMLETGFCRQKNAVNILTKNLIVFALATISYWFIGFSLMFGGGNGWVGWGNFFLGGDAELYGLETGVGLTKDTFFLFQAAFAGTAATIVSGAVAERIKIIDFIIFSVLLTSIAYPITGHWVWSGDGWLGALGFHDFAGSTVVHSVGGWAALMGAAFLGPRMGKYTAEGQVSALPGHNLSIAMLGCLILWIGWFGFNPGSELAANLAVPYIAVTTNLAAAAGGIAATFTSWALSGKPDLSMTINGILAGLVGITAGCYVVGYAGAFWIGLLAGVLVVFSVGFFDSIKIDDPVGATSVHLVCGIWGTLAVGLFANPNNFTQAGDPEAIAGLLYGGGIGQLGVQILGILSLGLFTVVVSSIFWLILKSVLGLRVSAEEEMKGLDIGEHGMEAYSGFLKDTTDMTGVI, from the coding sequence GTGCCACCCTTCGATCAGGCGATTAAGCGCCTGTTTGGTCGCGTTGGCGGCTGGGCTTGGGTAGCCTGCATTCCTCTGACTTTGGTGATTTTGGCCACCTGGGGAGTTGCTGCTCACGCTCAAGAGGAGTTGACCGTAGATGATCTGCAAACCACCCTCGATAACATCTGGGTGCTGATTGCCGCTTTCCTCGTTATCTTCATGAATGCCGGCTTTGGCATGCTGGAGACCGGGTTTTGCCGCCAGAAGAATGCCGTTAACATTCTCACCAAAAACCTGATCGTCTTTGCCCTGGCCACCATTTCCTACTGGTTTATCGGTTTCTCTCTCATGTTCGGCGGCGGCAATGGCTGGGTCGGCTGGGGGAACTTCTTCCTCGGCGGCGATGCTGAGCTTTATGGACTGGAAACCGGCGTTGGCCTGACCAAGGACACGTTCTTCCTGTTCCAAGCCGCCTTCGCCGGTACGGCTGCCACCATTGTGTCGGGGGCCGTTGCTGAGCGGATTAAGATCATTGACTTCATCATCTTCAGCGTTTTACTGACGTCGATTGCCTACCCCATTACGGGCCACTGGGTCTGGAGTGGGGATGGCTGGCTCGGTGCCCTGGGCTTCCATGACTTTGCCGGTTCTACGGTGGTACACTCCGTCGGCGGCTGGGCGGCCCTGATGGGTGCAGCCTTCCTGGGTCCCCGCATGGGCAAGTACACCGCTGAGGGTCAGGTCAGCGCGCTGCCCGGCCACAACCTCAGTATTGCTATGCTGGGTTGTCTTATTCTGTGGATTGGCTGGTTTGGTTTCAACCCCGGCTCTGAGCTGGCTGCCAACCTGGCTGTGCCCTACATTGCGGTTACTACCAACCTCGCCGCTGCTGCGGGTGGCATTGCGGCTACCTTTACCTCCTGGGCCCTGAGCGGCAAGCCTGACCTGTCGATGACCATCAATGGCATTCTGGCCGGTCTGGTGGGTATCACCGCTGGCTGCTACGTCGTGGGCTATGCTGGCGCGTTCTGGATTGGTCTGCTGGCGGGCGTCCTCGTGGTGTTCTCGGTGGGCTTCTTCGACAGCATCAAAATTGATGACCCCGTGGGCGCTACCTCTGTGCACCTGGTGTGCGGCATTTGGGGCACCCTGGCCGTGGGCCTGTTTGCTAACCCCAACAACTTCACCCAGGCGGGTGATCCTGAGGCTATTGCTGGCCTGCTCTACGGCGGCGGCATTGGTCAGCTGGGCGTGCAGATTCTGGGCATTCTCAGCCTTGGCCTGTTCACGGTTGTTGTCTCCAGCATCTTCTGGCTAATTCTCAAGTCGGTGCTGGGCCTGCGGGTCAGCGCCGAAGAGGAGATGAAAGGTCTGGATATCGGTGAGCACGGTATGGAAGCCTACAGCGGCTTCCTGAAGGACACCACTGATATGACTGGCGTGATCTAG
- the purE gene encoding 5-(carboxyamino)imidazole ribonucleotide mutase, with amino-acid sequence MVTPEIGIIMGSDSDLPTMAAAIEVCAEFGVTHEVAIVSAHRTPDRMVSYAKTARDRGLRVIIAGAGGAAHLPGMVAALTPLPVIGVPVVSRTLQGLDSLYSIVQMPAGIPVATVAIGNAKNAGLLAVQILATDRPALIDRVAQYRHELEASVMAKQQNLDRLGPQAYLYDQL; translated from the coding sequence ATGGTTACTCCCGAAATTGGCATCATTATGGGCAGCGACTCCGACCTGCCCACTATGGCGGCTGCCATTGAGGTCTGCGCCGAGTTTGGGGTGACCCATGAGGTGGCAATTGTGTCGGCCCACCGCACCCCCGATCGCATGGTCAGCTATGCCAAGACCGCCCGCGATCGCGGCCTCAGGGTAATTATTGCTGGAGCAGGCGGAGCCGCCCACCTGCCGGGCATGGTTGCCGCCCTCACCCCCCTGCCGGTGATTGGCGTGCCGGTGGTCAGTCGCACGTTGCAGGGGCTCGACTCGCTCTACTCCATTGTGCAAATGCCTGCCGGCATTCCGGTGGCCACGGTGGCGATCGGCAACGCCAAAAATGCCGGGCTGCTGGCGGTACAGATCCTGGCTACCGATCGCCCTGCCCTCATCGACCGGGTCGCCCAGTATCGTCACGAGCTAGAGGCATCGGTGATGGCCAAGCAGCAAAACCTCGATCGCCTTGGTCCCCAGGCCTACCTATACGACCAGCTATGA
- the bchM gene encoding magnesium protoporphyrin IX methyltransferase, with translation MTVTDDKTVVREYFNATGFDRWQRIYGDGEVNKVQLDIRKGHQRTVDTLLGWLEADGNLAGLTCCDAGCGVGSLSIPLAQAGAKVYASDISAKMVEEARQRAEATLGGENLPTFEVKDLEELGGRYHTVICLDVLIHYPQDKVQAMISHLSSLAESRLIMSFAPKTLCYSALKRVGEFFPGPSKTTRAYLHREADIVKALEADGWHIERRAMTKTRFYFSRLVEAVREPSAN, from the coding sequence ATGACTGTCACTGACGATAAGACCGTGGTCCGTGAGTATTTTAATGCCACTGGATTTGACCGCTGGCAGCGCATCTACGGCGATGGCGAGGTCAACAAAGTTCAGCTCGACATTCGCAAGGGCCATCAGCGCACCGTGGATACCCTGCTGGGCTGGCTGGAGGCCGACGGCAACCTGGCCGGGCTGACCTGCTGCGACGCTGGCTGCGGCGTGGGCAGTCTCTCGATTCCGCTGGCCCAGGCTGGGGCCAAGGTTTACGCCAGCGATATTTCTGCCAAAATGGTCGAGGAGGCCCGGCAGCGGGCCGAGGCCACCCTGGGGGGCGAAAACCTGCCTACGTTTGAGGTCAAGGACCTGGAGGAGTTGGGCGGGCGCTACCACACGGTCATTTGCCTGGACGTGCTGATCCACTACCCCCAGGACAAGGTGCAGGCCATGATCAGCCACCTGAGTTCCCTGGCTGAATCGCGTCTGATCATGAGTTTTGCGCCCAAAACTCTGTGCTACAGCGCCCTGAAGCGGGTGGGCGAGTTCTTTCCAGGCCCCAGCAAGACCACCCGGGCCTACCTGCATCGGGAGGCCGATATTGTCAAAGCCCTGGAAGCGGACGGCTGGCACATTGAGCGGCGGGCGATGACCAAAACGCGATTCTACTTCTCTCGCCTGGTGGAAGCGGTACGAGAACCTTCAGCCAACTAG